A genomic stretch from Enterobacteriaceae endosymbiont of Donacia dentata includes:
- the miaB gene encoding tRNA (N6-isopentenyl adenosine(37)-C2)-methylthiotransferase MiaB: protein MLNNKLYIKTWGCQMNEYDSSKIIDIMKKELNCKITKSVQDANILILNTCSIREKAQEKLFHQLGRWKNLKKNNPEIIIGVGGCVASKEGEKILKRAYYIDIIFGPQTFHRLPKMIYKVRKFKKYLIDISFPKIEKFKFFPLTKTKNVSSFVTIMEGCNKYCTYCIVPYTRGKEISRPYKDIILEIKNLSLQGVKEIHLLGQNVNSYNYRNIIKQDYCNFTKLLKMISKIKNIKRIRYTTSHPQNFSDDLINIYKKIPQLVNFLHLPVQSGSDRILSLMKRRYNVNEYIQIINKLKNIRPDIQISSDFIVGFPGETKKDFYDTISLILDIDLDMSFSFIYSARPGTPASKMKDNISINEKKERLYLLQYYLKQQTKKFSLKMINTIQIVLVEGISTQNNQYFGKTENNRTVFFTNNYNCIGEFVNVKIIDSYLYSLYAKFISVCKN from the coding sequence ATGCTAAATAATAAATTATATATTAAAACTTGGGGCTGTCAAATGAATGAATATGACTCCTCAAAAATTATTGATATTATGAAAAAAGAATTAAATTGTAAAATTACTAAATCTGTCCAAGATGCTAATATTTTAATATTAAATACATGTTCTATTAGAGAAAAAGCACAAGAAAAATTATTTCATCAATTAGGAAGGTGGAAAAATTTAAAAAAAAATAATCCAGAAATTATAATTGGAGTTGGAGGTTGTGTTGCTTCTAAGGAAGGAGAAAAAATATTAAAAAGAGCATATTATATAGATATTATTTTTGGTCCTCAAACTTTTCATAGATTACCTAAAATGATATATAAAGTTCGTAAGTTCAAAAAATATTTAATTGATATAAGTTTCCCAAAAATTGAAAAATTTAAATTCTTTCCTTTAACCAAAACAAAAAATGTAAGTTCTTTTGTTACCATTATGGAAGGTTGTAATAAATATTGTACATATTGTATAGTTCCTTATACTAGAGGAAAAGAAATAAGTAGACCTTATAAAGATATAATTTTAGAAATTAAAAATTTATCATTACAAGGAGTTAAAGAAATACATTTACTTGGACAAAATGTTAATTCCTATAATTATAGAAATATTATAAAACAAGATTATTGTAATTTTACTAAATTATTAAAAATGATATCTAAAATAAAAAATATTAAAAGAATTAGATATACTACAAGTCATCCTCAAAATTTTTCTGATGATTTAATCAATATATACAAAAAAATTCCTCAACTAGTAAATTTTTTACATTTACCAGTGCAAAGTGGATCTGATCGAATTCTTTCTTTAATGAAAAGAAGATATAATGTTAATGAATACATTCAAATTATAAATAAACTTAAAAATATTAGACCTGATATTCAAATTAGCTCGGATTTTATTGTCGGTTTTCCTGGTGAAACTAAAAAAGATTTTTATGATACTATTTCATTAATTTTAGACATTGACTTAGATATGAGTTTTAGTTTTATTTATTCTGCTAGACCTGGAACTCCAGCTAGTAAAATGAAAGATAATATAAGTATAAATGAAAAAAAAGAAAGATTATATTTATTACAATATTATTTAAAACAACAAACTAAAAAATTTAGTTTAAAAATGATAAATACAATACAAATTGTATTAGTAGAAGGTATATCTACTCAAAATAATCAATATTTTGGAAAAACAGAAAATAATAGAACTGTTTTTTTTACAAACAATTACAATTGTATTGGTGAATTTGTAAATGTAAAAATTATTGATTCTTATTTATACTCTTTATACGCAAAATTTATTTCTGTTTGTAAAAATTAA
- the glnS gene encoding glutamine--tRNA ligase, whose amino-acid sequence MYNYYKNNFIFRIIDNDIKQKKYDMICTRFPPEPNGYLHIGHIKSIYLNFLIAKHYKGKCFLRIDDTNPSTENVQYIKSIIKDLKWLGFKWDEEIKYSSNYFNLMYKYAIELINKNLAYVDQLNINDIKNYRGTLLIPGENSPYRNRSKQENLELFEKMRLGYFPEGSMSLRAKINMKSKVIVMRDPVLYRIKFKKHHQTNKKWCIYPTYDFSHCISDAIEGITHSLCTLEFQDNRLLYNWILNNISIGFHPKQYEFSKLQIEYNITSKRKINLLIKKKIVNNWNDPRLLTISGLRKKGYTPSSLKEFCYRIGVTKQNNIIEKSFLEYCIKFKLNKIVPRTMAILRPLKIIISNFSPEQKIKLSIPNHPNNLNMGYKNIYFTKEIYIDILDFSEKKKKNYKRLVLGKKVRLRYAFVIKANKIIKDKHGNILYIDCNYYKDTLGMKIKKKQEIKGIIHWISCSYSISAYFYLYDILFIKKNINNSDDIFSILNKKSLLIYNGFIEKNLLKENKNKHFQFEREGYFYLDKKYKNKIIFNRIASLKKNN is encoded by the coding sequence ATGTATAATTATTATAAAAATAATTTTATTTTTCGAATTATAGATAATGATATAAAACAAAAAAAATATGATATGATTTGTACAAGATTTCCTCCTGAACCTAATGGATATCTACATATAGGTCATATAAAATCTATTTATTTAAACTTTTTAATAGCTAAACATTATAAAGGAAAATGTTTTTTAAGAATTGATGATACTAATCCTTCTACAGAAAATGTTCAATATATTAAATCTATTATCAAAGATTTAAAATGGTTAGGATTTAAATGGGATGAAGAAATTAAGTATTCTTCAAATTATTTTAATTTAATGTATAAATATGCCATAGAATTAATAAATAAAAATTTAGCTTATGTTGATCAATTAAATATTAATGATATTAAAAATTATAGGGGAACATTATTAATACCAGGGGAAAATAGTCCGTATAGAAATCGTTCAAAACAAGAAAATTTAGAATTATTTGAAAAAATGCGTTTAGGTTATTTTCCTGAAGGTAGTATGTCTTTACGTGCAAAAATTAATATGAAATCAAAAGTAATTGTAATGAGAGATCCTGTATTATATAGAATTAAGTTCAAAAAACATCATCAAACTAATAAAAAATGGTGTATATATCCTACATATGATTTTAGTCATTGTATTTCAGATGCAATAGAAGGTATTACACATTCTTTATGTACATTAGAATTTCAAGATAATAGATTATTATATAATTGGATACTAAATAATATTAGTATAGGATTCCATCCTAAACAATATGAATTTTCCAAATTACAAATAGAATATAATATTACTTCAAAAAGAAAAATTAATTTACTAATTAAAAAAAAAATTGTAAATAATTGGAATGATCCTCGTTTATTAACTATTTCTGGACTAAGAAAAAAAGGATATACTCCTTCTTCTTTAAAAGAATTTTGTTATCGTATAGGTGTAACAAAACAAAATAATATTATTGAAAAATCTTTTTTAGAATATTGTATAAAATTTAAATTGAATAAGATAGTTCCTAGAACTATGGCAATTTTACGACCTTTAAAAATAATTATTAGTAATTTTTCTCCAGAACAAAAAATAAAATTATCTATTCCTAATCATCCTAATAATTTAAATATGGGATATAAAAATATTTATTTTACAAAAGAGATATATATAGATATTTTAGATTTTTCTGAAAAAAAAAAAAAAAATTATAAAAGACTTGTTTTAGGTAAAAAAGTACGATTAAGATATGCTTTTGTAATTAAAGCAAATAAAATTATTAAAGATAAACATGGAAATATTCTTTATATTGATTGTAATTATTATAAAGATACATTAGGGATGAAAATTAAAAAAAAACAAGAAATCAAAGGAATTATACATTGGATATCTTGTTCTTATTCAATTTCAGCATATTTTTATTTATATGATATTTTATTTATAAAAAAAAATATTAATAATTCTGATGATATTTTTTCTATTTTAAATAAAAAATCATTATTAATATATAATGGTTTCATAGAGAAAAATTTACTAAAAGAAAATAAAAATAAACATTTTCAATTTGAAAGAGAAGGATATTTTTATTTAGATAAAAAATATAAAAACAAAATTATTTTTAATAGAATCGCGTCATTAAAAAAAAATAATTAA
- the fldA gene encoding flavodoxin FldA produces MSKIGIFFGSDTGNTENVALKIQKQLGNQISSVFNISQTEKKDIEKYNIILFGIPTWYYGEVQCDWDDFLPILQQINFKNKIISLFGCGDQEDYGDYFCDAIKIIYDITKKNKAQIIGYWPTKGYNFYSTKSLKNKNYFLGLTIDEDRQPELTNSRIITWTKQISKELKK; encoded by the coding sequence ATGTCAAAAATAGGTATTTTTTTTGGTAGTGATACAGGTAATACAGAAAATGTTGCATTAAAAATACAAAAACAATTAGGAAATCAAATTTCATCAGTATTTAATATTTCTCAAACAGAAAAAAAAGATATTGAAAAATATAATATTATATTATTTGGAATACCCACATGGTATTATGGAGAAGTTCAATGCGATTGGGATGATTTTTTACCTATTTTACAACAAATTAATTTTAAAAATAAAATTATAAGTTTATTTGGTTGTGGTGATCAAGAAGATTATGGAGATTATTTTTGTGATGCAATAAAAATTATTTATGATATAACAAAAAAAAATAAAGCACAAATTATAGGATATTGGCCTACTAAAGGTTATAATTTTTATAGTACTAAAAGTTTAAAAAATAAAAATTATTTTTTAGGATTAACTATAGATGAAGATAGACAGCCAGAATTAACAAATTCACGTATTATAACATGGACTAAACAAATATCTAAAGAATTAAAAAAATAA
- a CDS encoding alpha/beta fold hydrolase has protein sequence MILSYLIIPYSNLFIKNKYTVIILHGLFGNKKSLYVMGKFLNKYLKYKIILLDIRNHGLSISYRRKMDYIFLSQDVLDTLDFLNIKDNLIIIGHSMGGKIAMKLTQLIPHKIKFIVILDIAPIKYKYYDNNIFTIFDIIYQKNILTRKKIFQIMKSHIKNVYIINVLLKSFKNGKWNFNLKILKKEYKKILDWNIIPQWNGNIFFLKAELSNYINFIYYNDIFRQFPFAKIYNIPNVGHLLHIENEKLIFHFILKFFYK, from the coding sequence ATGATTTTAAGTTATTTAATTATTCCATATAGTAATTTATTTATTAAAAATAAATATACAGTTATTATACTTCATGGATTATTTGGTAATAAGAAAAGTTTATATGTAATGGGAAAATTTTTAAATAAATATTTAAAATATAAGATTATATTATTAGATATAAGAAATCATGGACTATCAATTTCTTATAGAAGAAAAATGGATTATATTTTTTTGTCTCAAGATGTTTTAGATACTTTAGATTTCTTAAATATTAAAGATAATCTTATTATTATAGGACATTCTATGGGAGGTAAAATAGCGATGAAACTTACTCAATTAATACCTCATAAAATAAAATTTATTGTGATATTAGATATTGCTCCTATTAAATATAAATATTATGATAATAATATCTTTACTATATTTGATATAATATATCAAAAAAATATTTTAACTAGAAAAAAAATTTTTCAAATAATGAAATCACATATTAAAAATGTGTATATAATAAATGTATTATTAAAATCATTTAAAAATGGAAAATGGAATTTTAACTTAAAAATTTTAAAAAAAGAATATAAAAAAATATTAGATTGGAATATAATTCCTCAATGGAATGGGAATATTTTTTTCTTAAAAGCCGAATTATCTAATTATATAAATTTTATATATTATAATGACATATTTCGTCAATTTCCTTTTGCTAAAATTTATAATATTCCTAATGTTGGTCATTTGTTACATATTGAAAATGAAAAATTAATTTTTCATTTTATTTTAAAATTTTTTTATAAATAA
- the pgi gene encoding glucose-6-phosphate isomerase, translating to MKNINPTKTISWKNLQNHKKEIKKITLHHLFKQDVNRFKNFSINFENNILFDYSKNIINKNTIKFLIGLAKETNCINAINALFYGKKINVTEQRSVLHIATRTNNFLLKNTKIHNNINFILQKIKNISDDIISKKWKGYTNKKIKNIINIGIGGSELGPLMVTESLKSYKNKLNLFFLSNIDSDQLVEIIKKIKLEESLFIIVSKTFTTQETITNALSIKKWFMKNVITNINKNLILLKHFIAVTNNINAAINFGINKNNILPLLSEIGGRFSLWSSVGLSISLSIGFYNFKKLLKGANKMDNHFFYTPINNNIPIIMALISIWYSNFWNTETEAIIPYSYNMRFFPQYLQQLCMESNGKSIDRNGNKIKYQTSPIIWGNIGTNGQHSFFQMLHQGTKLIPCDFIASVNNLNNSFKEHHNQLISNFIAQTKTLAFGNTNNKDILQENIYKYCFGNHPSNSIFLRKINPYNLGSLISYYEHKIFIQGVILNIFSFDQWGVELGKKVANILLNDISQEIKEINKYDSSTNGLINFYKSFS from the coding sequence ATGAAAAATATTAATCCTACAAAAACTATTTCTTGGAAAAATTTACAAAATCATAAAAAAGAAATTAAAAAAATTACTCTTCATCATCTTTTTAAACAAGATGTAAATAGATTTAAAAATTTTTCAATTAATTTCGAGAATAATATTCTTTTTGATTATTCAAAAAATATAATAAATAAAAATACAATAAAATTTTTAATTGGTTTAGCAAAAGAAACTAATTGTATTAATGCTATTAATGCATTATTTTATGGTAAAAAAATTAATGTTACAGAACAACGTTCAGTATTACATATAGCAACAAGAACTAATAATTTTTTATTAAAAAATACAAAAATACATAATAATATAAATTTTATTTTACAAAAAATTAAAAATATTTCTGATGATATTATTTCAAAAAAATGGAAAGGTTATACAAATAAAAAAATTAAAAATATTATAAATATAGGTATAGGTGGATCAGAATTAGGACCATTAATGGTTACAGAATCATTAAAATCATATAAAAATAAATTGAATTTATTTTTTTTATCTAATATTGATTCTGATCAATTAGTAGAGATTATAAAAAAAATAAAACTAGAAGAAAGTTTATTTATTATTGTATCAAAAACCTTTACTACACAAGAAACAATAACAAATGCTTTAAGTATAAAAAAATGGTTTATGAAAAATGTTATTACAAACATAAATAAAAATTTAATACTATTAAAACATTTTATTGCTGTAACAAATAATATTAATGCTGCAATAAATTTCGGTATTAATAAAAATAATATTTTACCATTATTATCTGAAATAGGAGGACGTTTTTCTTTATGGTCTTCAGTTGGATTATCTATTTCTTTATCTATTGGTTTTTATAATTTTAAAAAATTATTAAAAGGAGCTAATAAAATGGATAATCATTTTTTTTATACTCCTATAAATAATAATATTCCTATTATTATGGCATTAATTAGTATTTGGTATAGTAATTTTTGGAATACAGAAACAGAAGCAATAATACCTTATTCTTATAATATGCGTTTTTTTCCACAATATTTACAACAACTATGTATGGAATCTAATGGTAAATCTATAGATAGAAATGGAAATAAAATAAAATACCAAACAAGTCCCATAATATGGGGAAATATTGGTACTAATGGACAACATTCTTTTTTCCAAATGTTACATCAAGGAACGAAATTAATACCATGTGATTTTATAGCTTCAGTAAATAATTTAAACAATTCTTTTAAAGAACATCATAATCAATTAATTTCAAATTTTATTGCACAAACTAAAACATTAGCATTTGGTAATACTAATAATAAAGATATATTACAGGAAAATATATATAAATATTGTTTTGGTAATCATCCAAGTAATTCTATTTTTTTAAGAAAAATTAATCCTTATAATTTAGGATCATTAATTTCTTATTATGAACATAAAATTTTTATACAAGGAGTGATATTAAATATTTTTTCTTTTGATCAATGGGGTGTTGAATTAGGTAAAAAAGTAGCTAATATTTTGTTAAATGATATTAGCCAAGAAATAAAAGAAATAAATAAATATGATAGTTCAACTAATGGATTAATAAATTTTTATAAGTCTTTTAGTTAA
- a CDS encoding DEAD/DEAH box helicase — protein MTNITFAKFGLNKFLLKSLNNTGYLKPSPIQKKCIPYLLTGKDVLGIAQTGSGKTAAFILPLLNNLNLSIKATQVLILTPTRELAIQVAEATLVFAKYIHGVNIAPLYGGQSYHLQLKNLRLGVQIIIATPGRLLDHIKKKTVNLTKLRSLVIDEADEMLRMGFIEDVEKILSTIPKGYQTSLFSATMPQRIKNITKKFMIHPYEIFIKTNIKTIPDIKQTYWIIYGKKIDALMKFLETENFDAVLIFVKMKTSTIEISDILKQFGYDSAPLNGDMKQSNREQTLEKFRNGKLKILIATDIAARGLDVDKINLVINYDFPMDIESYIHRIGRTGRAGRQGKSLTFIEYREKRLLKNIERRIKCNINEIILPNSKILGQKRLEKFIVKIQKEVNNIDLKKYKNILSKILIQIDINQETLMTILLKMAQEKRPLILPPDPSYNTRKKFYKKSNLVKNNYIKKYKKIKNYMDIYRINIGKKDNVEVRHIVGAIINEFNINSNNIGNVKLFTSYSTIELNSKIKKNIIQYPNIRILNKKINFLLIPKFKRSYKNLNFKFKNNKIIKKDI, from the coding sequence ATGACTAATATTACTTTCGCAAAATTTGGTTTAAATAAGTTTCTTTTAAAATCATTAAATAATACAGGTTATTTAAAACCTTCTCCTATACAAAAAAAATGTATTCCTTATTTATTAACAGGTAAAGATGTATTAGGAATAGCACAAACAGGAAGTGGTAAAACTGCAGCATTTATATTACCACTATTAAATAATTTAAATTTATCTATAAAAGCAACACAAGTATTAATTTTAACACCTACAAGAGAATTAGCGATACAAGTAGCAGAAGCTACATTAGTTTTTGCAAAATATATTCATGGTGTAAATATTGCTCCATTATATGGAGGACAGTCATATCATCTACAATTAAAAAATTTACGTTTAGGAGTACAAATTATTATAGCTACTCCAGGACGTTTATTAGATCATATAAAAAAAAAAACTGTTAATTTAACTAAATTACGTAGTTTAGTTATAGATGAAGCTGACGAAATGTTAAGAATGGGTTTTATTGAAGATGTAGAAAAAATATTATCAACAATACCTAAAGGATATCAAACTTCATTATTTTCAGCAACAATGCCACAAAGAATAAAAAATATAACCAAAAAATTTATGATACATCCATATGAAATATTTATAAAAACAAATATTAAAACTATTCCTGATATTAAACAAACTTATTGGATAATATATGGTAAAAAAATAGATGCTTTGATGAAATTTTTAGAAACTGAAAATTTTGATGCAGTTTTAATATTTGTTAAAATGAAAACATCTACAATTGAAATATCAGATATACTAAAACAATTTGGTTATGATAGTGCACCATTAAATGGTGATATGAAACAAAGTAATAGAGAACAAACTTTAGAAAAATTTAGAAATGGAAAATTAAAAATTTTAATTGCTACAGATATTGCTGCAAGAGGTTTAGATGTTGATAAAATAAATCTAGTTATAAATTATGATTTTCCTATGGATATAGAATCATATATTCATCGTATAGGTAGAACAGGAAGAGCAGGTAGACAAGGTAAATCTTTAACATTTATTGAATACAGAGAAAAAAGATTACTTAAAAATATTGAACGTAGAATTAAATGTAATATTAATGAAATAATATTACCAAATTCAAAAATTTTAGGTCAAAAAAGATTAGAAAAATTTATTGTAAAAATACAAAAGGAAGTAAATAATATAGATTTAAAAAAATATAAAAATATTTTATCAAAAATATTAATTCAAATTGATATAAATCAAGAAACATTAATGACTATTTTATTAAAAATGGCACAGGAAAAAAGACCTCTCATTTTACCTCCTGATCCTTCTTATAATACAAGAAAAAAATTTTATAAGAAATCAAATCTTGTTAAAAATAATTATATAAAAAAATATAAAAAAATAAAAAATTATATGGATATATATCGTATTAATATAGGGAAAAAAGATAATGTAGAAGTTCGTCATATTGTAGGAGCAATTATTAATGAATTTAATATTAATAGTAATAATATTGGTAATGTTAAATTATTTACTAGTTATAGTACTATTGAATTAAACTCAAAAATTAAAAAAAATATTATTCAATATCCTAATATTAGGATTTTAAATAAAAAAATAAATTTTCTTTTAATACCTAAATTTAAAAGATCATATAAAAATCTTAACTTTAAATTTAAAAATAATAAAATTATAAAAAAAGATATATAA